Proteins from a genomic interval of Nerophis lumbriciformis linkage group LG01, RoL_Nlum_v2.1, whole genome shotgun sequence:
- the LOC133616019 gene encoding solute carrier family 35 member E2A-like, whose protein sequence is MPGSRDSLWRLLVPLRIRQERVVLARSESLPSDQVLKITVTETTVIKAGSGVLNRRSLAYLGLWYFFSFCTLFLNKYILSLLEGQPSMLGAVQMLSTTIIGFLKMFVPCCLYQHKSRNEFPPNFIMIMLFVGLMRFTTVVLGLVSLKNVAVSFAETVKSSAPIFTVIMSRLILGEYTGLWVNLSLFPVMAGLALCTATELSFNLLGFSAALSTNIMDCLQNVFSKKLLSGDTYRFSPPELQFYTSAAAIIMLIPAWIFLLETPMTEKSGQSFTFSRDIVLLLLFNGGLFHLQSVTAYALMGRISPVTFSVASTVKHAMSVWLSVIVFSNQITLLSATGTVLVFIGVFLYTKARQAQRERLQAMAAQQNYKQLAQDQQDPPSH, encoded by the exons ATGCCGGGCAGCAGGGACTCGCTGTGGCGACTTCTGGTCCCGCTTCGTATCCGTCAGGAGCGAGTGGTGTTGGCTCGCAGCGAGAGCCTGCCAAGCGACCAGGTGCTGAAGATCACGGTCACGGAGACCACCGTGATCAAGGCCGGCTCCGGGGTCTTGAATCGCCGCTCCCTCGCCTACCTGGGCCTCTGGTATTTCTTCAGCTTCTGCACCCTCTTCCTCAACAAGTACATCTTGTCGCTGCTGGAGGGGCAGCCGAGCATGCTGG GTGCTGTGCAGATGCTCTCCACCACCATCATTGGCTTCCTCAAGATGTTCGTGCCCTGCTGCCTTTACCAGCACAAGTCCAGGAACGAGTTCCCCCCCAACTTCATCATGATTATGCTCTTTGTTGGACTCATGAG GTTCACTACGGTGGTTTTGGGCTTGGTGAGCCTGAAGAACGTGGCGGTGTCCTTTGCAGAGACGGTGAAGAGCTCTGCGCCCATCTTTACTGTCATCATGTCCAGGTTGATTCTCGGAGAGTACACAG GCCTGTGGGTGAACCTCTCCTTGTTCCCCGTCATGGCGGGCCTGGCCCTCTGCACGGCCACAGAGCTCAGCTTCAACTTGCTTGGTTTTTCCGCCGCCCTCTCCACCAACATTATGGACTG TTTACAGAATGTGTTCTCCAAGAAACTGCTGAGTGGCGACACCTACAGGTTCAG CCCTCCAGAACTACAGTTTTACACAAGCGCAGCAGCAATCATCATGCTCATCCCAGCATGGATTTTTCTCTTG GAAACTCCAATGACTGAGAAGAGTGGACAGAGCTTCACTTTCAGTCGAGACATCGTCTTGCTGCTGCTCTTTAACGGCGGCCTCTTCCACCTGCAGAGCGTCACCGCCTACGCTCTCATGGGACGCATTTCTCCCGTTACTTTCAG CGTCGCTAGCACGGTCAAGCACGCCATGTCCGTCTGGCTGAGCGTCATCGTGTTCAGCAACCAGATCACCCTGCTCAGCGCCACGGGCACCGTCCTCGTGTTCATCGGGGTCTTCTTGTACACCAAAGCCCGGCAGGCCCAAAGGGAGCGCTTGCAGGCCATGGCTGCTCAACAGAACTACAAACAACTAGCACAGGACCAACAAGACCCTCCGTCTCACTAA